In Nasonia vitripennis strain AsymCx chromosome 2, Nvit_psr_1.1, whole genome shotgun sequence, a genomic segment contains:
- the LOC107980738 gene encoding uncharacterized protein LOC107980738 codes for MMSKVLFLVLVGCAMVLAKPTVLREEVSNEVPNKSVEVEVPKESTEVEIVEVSEEELQEIIKNVEEKINEIFEKVNEGFNEGDFKKAFEEMQKIFGQKKPNEN; via the exons ATGATGTCCAAAGTGCTGTTTCTCGTCCTCGTTGGCTGCGCCATGGTTCTT GCCAAGCCAACTGTTCTGCGCGAGGAAGTTTCCAACGAGGTCCCCAACAAATCCGTTGAGGTTGAAGTGCCCAAGGAGTCGACCGAAGTCGAGATCGTTGAGGTCAGCGAGGAGGAACTCCAGGAG ATCATCAAGAACGTCGAGGAAAAGATCAACGAGATCTTCGAGAAGGTGAACGAGGGCTTCAACGAGGGCGACTTCAAGAAAGCCTTCGAGGAGATGCAGAAGATCTTCGGCCAGAAGAAACCCAACGAGAACTAA
- the LOC100679507 gene encoding probable inactive protein kinase DDB_G0270444: MMPKVAFLLLVGCAVAFGAAIEPKTDVTLAPETEEKIKDALDEIFEELDGAVTDIFKEIAEQIGKNIDKEELQKDLDEIKEAIEEELKKQGPEESKRARRATSEEEIKQVTEEEVKKIGHGLKELFKQLFEEVSKQLANQVDKEQLEEFKNVLKHIFVQDEE; this comes from the exons ATGATGCCCAAAGTTGCGTTTCTCCTCCTCGTCGGCTGCGCAGTCGCCTTT GGTGCTGCTATCGAGCCCAAAACCGACGTGACCCTCGCTCCCGAGACCGAAGAGAAAATCAAGGATGCTCTTGACGAAATTTTCGAAGAA CTCGATGGTGCCGTCACCGATATCTTCAAGGAAATCGCCGAGCAGATTGGAAAGAATATCGACAAAGAAGAGCTCCAAAAGGACCTCGACGAGATCAAGGAAGCCATCGAAGAGGAGCTGAAAAAACAGGGACCCGAAGAGTCCAAGAGG GCCAGACGTGCCACCAGCGAGGAAGAAATCAAGCAGGTGACCGAGGAAGAAGTCAAGAAG atCGGCCACGGTCTCAAGGAGCTGTTCAAGCAACTCTTCGAAGAAGTCAGCAAGCAGCTCGCCAACCAGGTTGACAAGGAACAGTTGGAAGAGTTCAAGAACGTTTTGAAGCATATCTTCGTGCAAGATGAGGAATAA
- the hmm282804 gene encoding venom protein I precursor, with product MAKQISFLLLLLTLGLLYSLIEAMYLTPLCNDPSWYCRYKSRADKCNKTDECFSPVPKDDVKIEKLLPTNSDTITSQPTFYNAVG from the exons ATGGCTAAACAAATTTCTTTTCTTCTACTGCTGCTAACGCTTGGCCTGCTCTATAGTTTG ATTGAAGCTATGTACCTAACTCCTCTGTGTAACGATCCAAGCTGGTACTGTCGTTACAAATCAAGAGCAGACAAATGTAAC aaaacgGACGAATGTTTTTCACCAGTTCCAAAAGATGACGTGAAAATAGAGAAACTACTACCCACAAATTCTGATACTATTACATCACAACCTACTTTTTACAATGCTGTTGGCTAA